One part of the Arabidopsis thaliana chromosome 1 sequence genome encodes these proteins:
- a CDS encoding P-loop containing nucleoside triphosphate hydrolases superfamily protein (P-loop containing nucleoside triphosphate hydrolases superfamily protein; FUNCTIONS IN: motor activity, ATP binding; INVOLVED IN: biological_process unknown; LOCATED IN: myosin complex; CONTAINS InterPro DOMAIN/s: Myosin head, motor domain (InterPro:IPR001609); BEST Arabidopsis thaliana protein match is: P-loop containing nucleoside triphosphate hydrolases superfamily protein (TAIR:AT1G50360.1); Has 5017 Blast hits to 5013 proteins in 547 species: Archae - 0; Bacteria - 0; Metazoa - 3327; Fungi - 529; Plants - 444; Viruses - 0; Other Eukaryotes - 717 (source: NCBI BLink).): protein MNLDAIQKQKLMLLPQTHLEDESALVWYSGKEEKQIKLSQVLRIVPGQRTISFSSSGESGAGKTETTKIAMQYLAALGGGSGIEYEILKTNPILEAFGNAKTLRNDNSSRFGKLIEIHFSETGKISGAQIQTFKSGSMYGRRKVISYIVHDSKEDQESVFAIFAAVYRRS from the exons atgaatctcGATGCAATACAGAAGCAGAAACTGATGCTTCTTCCTCAGACACATCTTGAG GACGAGTCTGCATTAGTATGGTACTCtggcaaagaagagaagcagaTTAAGCTGAGTCAAGTCCTGAGAATTGTTCCTGGACAACGCACG atttctttttcatccAGCGGAGAGAGTGGAGCAGGAAAGACTGAGACAACAAAGATAGCGATGCAATACTTGGCTGCTCTTGGAGGTGGAAGTGGGATCGAGTATGAGATACTAAAGACTAATCCCATCTTGGAAGCATTTGGAAATGCAAAAACATTGAGAAACGATAATTCTAGTCGTTTT GGTAAGTTGATAGAAATTCATTTTAGTGAAACAGGGAAGATTTCGGGTGCTCAAATTCAAACAT TCAAGAGTGGTTCAATGTACGGAAGGAGAAAGGTCATATCATATATTGTGCATGATAgtaaagaagatcaagaaagtGTATTTGCAATTTTTGCTGCAGTATATAGACGCTCGTGA
- a CDS encoding TATA box-binding protein associated factor RNA polymerase I subunit B gives FDKEPTNPVDFGAETLSYEDYYDETRDRYDKAFLMMITYQCDALVDKFNVTPLIIGEVKDTKRPKTHKAEPCNLDGKRAVTIWFSMLKMTMPLSSSLVISFLACHQAGAPVLHPSVGTSSISTVHGIEQEGNIHIQDDLPKPE, from the exons TTTGATAAAGAGCCAACAAATCCTGTGGATTTTGGAGCAGAGACTTTGAGTTATGAGGATTATTACGATGAAACAAGAGATAGATATGATAAAGCTTTTCTGATGATGATTACTTATCAGTGTGATGCTTTGGTTGACAAGTTTAATGTCACTCCTTTGATTATTG GTGAAGTAAAAGATACTAAGAGGcctaaaacacacaaagcTGAGCCGTGTAACTTAGATGGTAAAAGAGCAGTGACGATATGGTTTAGTATGCTTAAAATGACTATGCCTTTATCGAGTTCTTTGGTGATATCTTTCCTTGCTTGTCACCAAGCGGGAGCACCG gtACTTCATCCATCAGTCGGAACTTCATCTATCTCTACTGTACATGGAATAGAGCAG gAGGGGAACATACATATTCAGGATGACCTTCCTAAACCAGAG